Sequence from the Prunus persica cultivar Lovell chromosome G5, Prunus_persica_NCBIv2, whole genome shotgun sequence genome:
agaggtgTCGTCGGAGCATGAGTCCTTGTCATCAAGGCGATATTCGTGCATGACCCAATCGGTGCGAATTCCCTGAGGGGCTCGCCCTCTGTAGTAAACTAGTGTCTTCTTCATTCCTATGGCTCGATTCTGGCATGTCACTCTCCTATCTTTCCCAGTCGACTTCCAGTATCCTGCTCTCGTCGCTCTGTTTGTTCTAAATCCATTTGGGTATTTTCGATCCCGGGGACCAAAGAAGTACCATTCCGGGTCTCTGCTTGGCAAAAATGATTTTTCTGCGTACAACATATACGTATATCAATGTCATTACCATATATATAGCACAAgtatatttgtatatatatatagatcgAACTGGAATGATCATGTCGAgggtaattaattaagattaaGAAGGTAGTAATTAAATTTAAGATGGATGATCGATCATCACCTGCTAATTCCCAAGGCTCGCATTTGTAGAGATCAACTTCAGGAATGATATCAAGCTCAATCTCTTGGCCATTAATTTTCCTCTTGAGATAATAATTGACAAGCTCTTCGTCTGTTGGATGGAACCTGAAACCAGGAGGTAATCCCACTGGCGCCATTAATTATATGATGATCAGAGCTTCCTGTGTACGCACTCACGCAACGCACGCTTGCTTTTCAGTTTGATTAATTGTGTTCCTTCCTTGGTCGTCGTCCTTGATTCTCCTTGTTGCTAGCTCTTGCTACCTCTGATCGATGATTTATAGCACCATTCATGCATCATGGTCAGTTTATATATAAAGGAAAAGACTCAAAGTCCCTTATTTTCCTCGCTCCTCTTCAGGACCTCacacttttccttttccagaTTCTCAGACAAAACCTTCTTCTTATTGACGCTTCTCTTCCTGcatattttttaatctttttatttgtttttcatttgttatataatatatatatgtatatatgtgtattcAATTCATGTTTTCAAATAAAGATACTTATCTTGCTAGATTGGGTCTCTAAACCACACATATACTGACTTAATTAAGTTAATCATCAGAAACattttcctatatatatatgaattaacATATGCATATAACTTTTGAGTTTCTTATTCATTCTTACAGGGACAGGACAGGACAGCACTCATATAATGCAAGTGTTATGCGTAGATACAATACAAGCAGCAACCTCGATTCATTTGCTGGGAAATTTTAAAGGACTCTTTAAACTTTTATCTTTATTAATTTAGAGCATATACATTCcgaccaacaacaacaacaaaagctGCATATACAACTCACCACAGTGGCAAATGTGTTTCTCGTTGTTGCAAAATTAATTTGGGGTTAACACGCATGCCGTATATCTACTACTCTACTGGTAAGTTGGGGaagtatatacatacatatatatacatatatatggtGACATCACCACGATGACAAAGACCACGATGATGATGACaacgatatatatatatatatatgtgtgtgtttgtgtgtggattagtataataatttaatttgtagTCTTCTTTTTGCTTGTTTCTTGTACTTTCATCTACCAGCTATTACCAAGTCTTAATTATGCTTTAGTCAATGTCACGAGACAATTTAATTACTGGGTTGTTCTATTAGAAAAGTGCCAGACAATTCATAAGTTATTAGAAAAGTGCCCtacgttttaaataaataagataAGGGGAAGAATTCTTTAAAAATTACTGGCTtgcctttaattttcttccgGGAGTTAATAAAGAATCAAATCTGGTTCAGTTCAGATGATAACTTGATCGATTTGGTCAACCTTCATAAAACGCACCCCCAACCAACCCGCCATTGTTTGTGAGGGAGTCGTTAATTTGGTCCcaaagacaaagacaaagcCAAATTAACGAACAAGGAAATGTTATGGTTGGCCACCGCAAGACGACTCACTCGACGCCAATTTGTTGACCAATTTACAACCCAACCACTTGCCTTAGTGATACTAGTAACAACAACACACTGCTTTTCCACAAATACCCTCACTTCTCTCGACTCTTATTATGCAAACCTTGTTCAAGCCTGCATTCGATCTAAATCTCTCCCTCAAGCCAAGAAAATCCATCAACATCTCTTGAAAAACACTACCCGCCTCAAGGACACCTCctttttacttgaaaaagTAGCCCATTTGTATATAACCTGCAATCAAGTTGACCTCGCATCCCGCGTGTTCGATGAAATTCCCCAACCAAGTGTTATTCTTTGGAACCTTCTCATAAGAGCATACGCATGGAATGGACCCTTTGAACGAGCCATCCACTTGTACTATGACTTGCTCCAATCGGGTGTTAAGCCCACTAAGTACACTTACCCGTTTGTTCTCAAGGCCTGCTCGGGTTTACAAGCACTGGAAGCTGGTAGAGAGATACATCAGCATGCCAAAGCACTTGGGCTTGCCTCTGATGTCTATGTTTGCACTGCTTTGATTGACCTCTATGCCAAGTGCGGGGGCTTGGCAGAGGCACAGACCGTCTTCCGTGGTATGCTGTATAAAGATGTCGTGGCATGGAATGCTATGATTGCCGGGTTTTCGCTTCACGGTCTTTATGATGACACTATACAAATGCTTGTTCAAATGCAAAAAGCGGGAACAAGTCCAAACGCTTCCACCATTGTTGCAGTTCTTCCAACAGTAGCACAAGCTAATGCATTGAGCCAAGGGAAGGCAATGCACGGTTTCTCCCTGAGAAGGAGCCTTAGTGGGGAAGTGGTGCTTGGAACTGGGCTTTTGGATATGTATTCTAAATGTCAGTGCATAGCTTATGCGAGGAGAATATTTGATGCAATTGATGTCAAGAACGAGGTTTGTTGGAGCGCAATGATAGGTGCGTACGTGATCTGTGACTCTATGAGAGAGGCGATGGCGTTATTTGATGAAATGGTGCtaagaaaggaaataaatccaACACCGGTAACTCTTGGGAGTATACTCCGAGCTTGCACAAAGCTAACTGATCTGAGTAGAGGGAGACGGGTACATTGTTATGCAATTAAATCTGGGTTTGATTTAAATACAATGGTGGGAAACACAATCCTGTCTATGTATGCAAAGTGTGGGATCATAGACGACGCAGTCAGATTCTTTGATAAAATGAATTCAAAAGATACAGTTTCTTATAGTGCTATCATCTCAGGCTGCGTGCAGAACGGTTATGCAAAGGAAGCTTTACTTATATTTCATCATATGCAATTGTCCGGGTTTGATCCAGATTTGGCAACCATGGTGGGTGTTTTGCCAGCTTGTTCACATTTGGCTGCTCTTCAACATGGGGCCTGTGGTCAC
This genomic interval carries:
- the LOC109949175 gene encoding NAC domain-containing protein 86 — protein: MAPVGLPPGFRFHPTDEELVNYYLKRKINGQEIELDIIPEVDLYKCEPWELAEKSFLPSRDPEWYFFGPRDRKYPNGFRTNRATRAGYWKSTGKDRRVTCQNRAIGMKKTLVYYRGRAPQGIRTDWVMHEYRLDDKDSCSDDTSSSSSSSSPCAAIQDSFALCRVFKKNGICSEMEEQQGQYSASLIQERSSQGTTGSTTNFNDCETMSPDIPMTASSCLEEDDKDDSWMQFITDDPWMHQCSTNPAMPAEEHLSHVPFTN
- the LOC18776224 gene encoding pentatricopeptide repeat-containing protein At3g16610 is translated as MLWLATARRLTRRQFVDQFTTQPLALVILVTTTHCFSTNTLTSLDSYYANLVQACIRSKSLPQAKKIHQHLLKNTTRLKDTSFLLEKVAHLYITCNQVDLASRVFDEIPQPSVILWNLLIRAYAWNGPFERAIHLYYDLLQSGVKPTKYTYPFVLKACSGLQALEAGREIHQHAKALGLASDVYVCTALIDLYAKCGGLAEAQTVFRGMLYKDVVAWNAMIAGFSLHGLYDDTIQMLVQMQKAGTSPNASTIVAVLPTVAQANALSQGKAMHGFSLRRSLSGEVVLGTGLLDMYSKCQCIAYARRIFDAIDVKNEVCWSAMIGAYVICDSMREAMALFDEMVLRKEINPTPVTLGSILRACTKLTDLSRGRRVHCYAIKSGFDLNTMVGNTILSMYAKCGIIDDAVRFFDKMNSKDTVSYSAIISGCVQNGYAKEALLIFHHMQLSGFDPDLATMVGVLPACSHLAALQHGACGHAYSIVHGFGTDTSICNVLIDMYSKCGKINRGRQVFDRMVTRDIISWNAMIVGYGIHGLGMAAISQFHHMLAAGIKPDDVTFIGLLSACSHSGLVTEGKHWFNAMSEDFNITPRMEHYICMVDLLGRAGFLAEAHVFIQKMPFEADVRVWSALLAACRVHNNIELGEEVSKKIQGKGLEGTGNLVLLSNIYSAVGRWDDAAYVRIKQKGQGLKKSPGCSWVEINGIIHGFVGGDQSHPQSAQIHEKLEELLVDMKRLGYCAENSFVLQDVEEEEKERILLYHSEKLAIAYAILSLRPGKPILVTKNLRVCGDCHAAIKVITLITKREIIVRDLTRFHHFKDGICNCADFW